The DNA sequence GCGAGGACTGCACCGCGGCGACGATGCCCAGCGTGGTGGGACAGGAGCGGTAGGCCGTGCTCGTCGCATCGAAGTCCCCATCGTCGTCGTTGACGGGCGGTCGTACCGGCGGACGCGTGACCGACTCGGACCTGGCGGCCCGTCTGGACAGTAGCCGGCACCGGAACAGGGCGTCAACGGCTCCGAGGGCTAAAAATGTTCACGCTCACTTTAGCCGTGCGACTGGCTGTCACAGTTCAGGAGTTTGGAAGACGCGCTCAGCGACGACTCTGTGTGAGCGTGAACATCGCCGGGCGGCCCGATGAGCACCGTGGCCACCCGAGAAGGAAAATTTCTCTCTTAGCCACGAACGTTGACCGAATCACTCCCGGTACGCCACGATCCGACCTTGAAAGCACTCCTCTGGGAGCGCTCCCGGTCCGCAACACTGTCGTTCTGGATCGAGAATGTTTCGGCCAGGCGGCGGCGTGATCCAAGGAGGATCTGTCCGTGCGCACTCATCACTCGCTCCGTCGGGGGGTGGCGGTCGCGGGGGCCCTGGCGCTGGCCGCGACCACCCTGGCACCGTCGGCGTCGGCGGCTCCCGACACCGGTCCCGCGGTCAAGGTCAACCAGGTGGCCTACGTACCCGGCCTGCCCAAGCACGCCACCGTGGTCAACGGCTCCACCTCGCCCGCGGCGTGGGCGCTGCGCAACGCCTCCGGGACCACCGTGGCCTCGGGGCAGACCAGCGTCCGGGGCGCGGACTCGTTGTCCGGCGACACCGTCCACGTGGTCGACTTCTCGTCGTTCGACACGCCCGGCACCGGCTACGTGCTGTCCGTCGCGGGCTCGGACAGCACCCCGTTCGACATCTCGGCCGATCCGCTCGAGCGCCTGCGGTACGACAGCCTTGCGTTCTTCTACCACCAGCGCAGCGGCACGCCGATCCTGGCCGAGCACGTCGGCTCGCGGTACGCGCGGCCCGCCGGGCACCTGAACGTCTCGCCCAACCAGGGCGACAACGGCGTGGCGTGCCGGGTGTCGTGCGGCTACACCTCCGACGTGCGCGGTGGCTGGTACGACGCCGGCGACCACGGCAAGTACGGGGTGAACACCGGTATCGCGGCCTGGCAGCTGATCAACGAGTACGAGCGCACCCTGTACGTGACCGGCGCGGACCGGGCCGCGCTGGGTGACGGGACGCTCGCGATCCCCGAGCGCGGCAACGGCGTGCCCGACATCCTCGACGAGGCCAGGTGGGGCGTCGAGTTCCTGATGAGGATGCAGGTCCCGCCGGGCCGCGCGGACGCGGGCATGGTGCGGCACAAGGTCAGCGACGAGAACTGGACCGCCCTGCCGACGCGGCCCGACCAAGACCCGCAACCCCGCCTGCTGTCGGCCGTCACGACCGCCGCCACGCTCAACCTCGCCGCCGTGGCCGCGCAGGCCGCCCGGGTGTGGCGCACCATCGACGCCGACTTCGCCTCCCGCGCGCTGACCGCCGCGCAACGCGCCTACACCGCGGCCAAAGCCGCCCCCGCGCGCTACGCCGACCCCGACGACGGCAATGGCGGCGGCACGTACGTGGACAACAACGTGACCGACGAGTTCTTCTGGGCCGCGGCGGAGCTGTTCACCACCACCGGCTCCAGCGGCTACCGGGCGGACGTGACCGGGTCGTCGATGTTCCGGGGCAGGGGTTTCGAGCAGGGCGGGTTCGACTGGTGGTGGACCGCGGGACTCGGTGACACGACGTTGGCGCTGGTGCCCAACGGCCTGTCCGCCTCGGACGTGTCGGCGACCCGCGCGGCGTTCGCCTCCTACGGCGACCGGCTGCTCGACCGGGCGTCGACCCAGGGCTACCCGGCGCCGGCGAGCGGTTACTACTGGGGTTCCAACGGCGTGGTCGCCAACGCGGCGAACGTGCTGGCGCTGGCGCACGACTTCACCGGCCAGGCGAAGTACCGCAACGGCGTGTACCAGGCGCTGGACTACCTGTTCGGGCGCAACCCGTTCAACCACTCCTACGTGACCGGCTACGGCGAGCGCGCCACCCGCAACTCCCACCACCGCTTCTGGGCCAACCAGCTCGACCCGTCGCTGCCGACCCCGCCGCCGGGTGCGCTCGCGGGCGGACCGAACGCCGACCTGCAGGACCCGGTGGCGCAGGCGCAGTTGGCGGGGTGCAAGCCCCAGAAGTGCTACCTGGACGACATCAACGCCTGGTCGGTCAACGAGGTGGCGTTGAACTGGAACTCCGCGCTGGCGTGGCTGTCGGCGTGGGCGGCGGAGGAGGCGGGGTCCGGCTCGCCCGCGGACACGACCGCCCCGAGCGCGCCGTCGGGCCTGACCGCGTCGGCCTCGGGTGGCTCGGTGTCGCTGTCGTGGGGCGCCTCCACCGACGACGTCGGGGTGACCGGCTACGACGTCCTGCGCGCCACCGGCACGTCCGGCCCGTTCGACCGGGTCGGCACGGCGTCGGGCACGAGCCACACCGACTCCGGCCTGGGCGCGGGCACCTACCGGTACCAGGTGCGGGCGCGGGACGCGGCGGGCAACACGTCGCCCGTGTCCTCGGCGGTGACGGTGACCGTGCCGGGCGGTGGGTCCGGCTGCACGGTCGTCGCCACGACCCAGACCCGGTGGGGCACCGGGTACGTGGTCCAGCCGGTGCGGGTCACCAACACCGGGACGTCGACGATCACGTGGAGCGTGGCGTTCACCCTGCCGTCCGGGCACTCGATCACCGGGTCGTGGAACGCGGCGGTGACGACGAGCGGGCAGGCCGTGACCGCACGGGCCACCCGCTCGCTCGCGCCGGGGGCGACGGCAGAGTTCGGGTTCCAGGGATCCCGCCCCGACGGCAGCACCGCGTTGCCGTCGGGCTACACCTGCACGGGCTGACCGACCGTCACGGCGGCGGCGCGGTGCTGCCCCGGACGACGAGCTTCGTCGGCAGTTCGACGCGGTCGTTGTCCGGCTCACCGCCCGCCGCCAGGGTCAGCAGCATCCCGGCCGCCTCCGCGCCCATCCGCCGCAACGGCTGCCGCACGGTGGTCAGCGGAGGGTCCGACCACTGGGTGAACGCCAGGTCGTCGAAGCCGACCACGCTCAGGTCGTGCGGGATGCGCAGCCCGAGCTCCCGCGCCGCGTCGTAGACGCCCAGCGCCTGCAGGTCGTTGGCCGCGAAGACGGCGGTGGGCCGGTCGGGCAGGCGCAGCAGCTCGCGCGCGGCGTCCCGGCCGCCGTCGTGGTAGAGCGGCGCGGTCCGCACGAGCTTGCGGTCCTGCGGTACGCCGGCCGCGTCCAGGGCCGCGCGGTAGCCGTCCAGGCGGGCGCGGCAGCACAGGAACTCCGCCGGACCGTTCACCATGGCGATGCGGCGGTGGCCGAGCCCGATCAGGTGACGGGTGGCGACCAGGCCGCCGTTCCAGTTCGTCGCGCCCACCGACGGGATCGAGTGGGTCGGCTCGCCGGTGGGGTCCAGCGCCACCAGCGGGATGGCGCGACTGCCCAGCTGGGCCAGCTGCGCCTCGCTGAACTCGGCGGAGACCGCGATGACCCCGACCGGACGGCGGGCCAGCATCTGCCGGGCCCAGGCGCTCTCCGGGGTGTGGCCGCCGTGCATCTCGGTCAGCGTCACGGCCAGCCCGTCCGGCCGGACCGCCTCCTCGACACCGCGGATGATCTCCAACGCCCACAGGCTGTCCAGCGACTGGAAGACCACCTCGACGATCGGGACCGCCTCGACCTTCTCGTTCTTCTGGAAGCCGTGCTCGCGGATCAGCTCCTCGATGCGCCGGCGCGTCCCGTCGGACACGCCCGGCCGCCCGTGGATCACCTTCGACACGGTCGAGGCGGACACCCCGGCCAGGTCCGCGATCCAGGAGACCCGCACCTCACCGCCCGCGCGCCCATCCGCAGCCACGGCGGCAGCCTACGCGAGCCGGCGTCGCCAACCGATCATGACCCGCCGGAGCCCCCGGCCGCGCGGCGGCCCGCGACCAACGCCCCGAGGAACGCCAGCCCGTCCACGGCGAGCGCGTCCTGGGTCGGCGCGAGCGGTCGCCAGATGGACGCGGCGGTCGCGATGCTCGCGTTGCGCGCGGTGAACGACTCGATGCACAGCGGCCCGGTGTAGCCGGCTTCGGCGAGCGCGGCGGCGATGTCGGGCCAGTCGAGGTGGTCGTCGCCCGGCGCGCCGCGGTCGTTGGCGCACACCTGGACGTGCGCGACCCGCCCCGCGGCGGACCGGATCGCCGCGCCGACGTGCTTCTCCTCGATGTTCTGGTGGTAGACGTCGACCGCGACACCGCACCCGTCGACGGGCAGCCCGTCCAACGCGGCGAGGGTCTGCCCGATCGTGTTGAGCACGCTGGTCTCGTACCGGTTGAGGGGTTCCACCGCGACCCGGACACCCGCCGCGCGGGCGTGCTCGACCACCGGGGCCAGGTTGTCCCGCAGTTCGGCGATGCGGTCGTGCCGCTCCCGCTCCCCCATGCGCCACGTGCGGCCGACGGAGGCGTAGGCGGGTCCCGCGACGACCGGCGACCCGACCTCCGCCGCGATGTCGACGACCCGCCGGAGGTAGTCCTGGGTGGCGGCGACGGTGGCGGGTTCGGCCGCGACGAGTTCCCGGCCCGGAGGCATGACCAGGCACACGGTCGCGGCCAGTCCGTGGTCGGCCAGCACGCGCGCGGCGCGCACCGGGTCCCAGTCGCCGACCTCCTCCACCGGGAGCTCGAGCACGTCGAACCCCCAGTCGGCCACCCGCGACGCCAACTCAGCCAGTTCCGCGTCCCGCAGCGGCGACGTCCAGACCCACGTGCTCACACCGATCGGGTGCACCATTCCTCCGTCGTCCTGGTCGAAAGGCGGCTCCCGGCCCACCCGCCGCCGGACACCTCCGGCCCGAGGGCCGCTCCCGCGGCGGTGCGCCGAGGGCGTCCGTCGCGACCGTCACCGGCCACTGCCGCACGCCCTCGGGCCCGCCGTCACCCCGCCGGGTCGGGGACGTCGGTCAGGCGCGCAGGCTCCACTGCTGGTTGGCGCCACCGCCGCAGGACCACAGGATGATCTTCGTGCCGTTCGCGGTGCCCGCGCCGGAGGCGTCCAGGCACAGGCCGGACTGCACGCCCGTGATGGTGCCGTTGGCGTTGACGTTCCACTGCTGGTTGGTCTGCCCGTTGCAGTCCCAGAGCACCACCGTGGTGCCGTTGGTCGTGCCCTGGTTGTTCGCGTCCAGGCACTTGGTCCCACCCACCTGCAACTGCTTGCCCGAGGTGTGGGTGAAGCGCTGGTTGCTGCCGCCGTGGCAGTCCCACAGCTGGGCCTGCGCGCCGTTGGTCGTGGTCGAGCCGGGGATGTCGACGCACCGGCCGGACTGCCCCCCGACGATCGTGACGCCCTGCTGACCGCCGCCCTGCCTGCGGGCGATCGACTTCGACTCGGCCGACCGGTTGCCCTGCGCGTCCACGACGTAGAGCCGGTAGTCGCCGGGCGAGCTCGGCACGGCGATGGACGTCGCGGTGCCGCTCGCCCTGGTCATCGTCGGACCGGCGACGAACGTGGTCGTGCCCGACGGTGCCAACCAGACCGACCTGGTCGCGTCGCCGGCGCTGCGGATCGGGATCGTCGTACCCCCGGACCCGACGAACGTGCTGGACGGGAGCACGTGGTCCGGCAGGGAGAGGTTGCTCGGCGGGACGATGTCCCGGTACGCGTCCTCCAGGCCGGAGTTCACCGCGATCGCGTGGGCCGGCGCCGGCCAGACGTAGTCCGAGTAGGTCAGGATGTCCTGGATCGTGCTGTTCGGCAGGACCTTCTGGGACACCTTGTTGACCGGTCCGTAGGTCTGCGTGATGCTCAGGTCGTGCTTGCGGCCGAAGTCGTCTGAGTTGATCATCCAGGTGATGTTCTTGTCCACGCTGAGCACGTTGTCGCGGAAGCTGATGTACGCCGAGCCCTCGTCCGGGTGCAGGCCGTACTTGTGGCCGGCCGGGACGCCCTGCAGGTAGTTGGCGGTGATGGTGGTGCCCGGCTGGCTGCCCAGCGTGTAGATGGGGGCCGTGTCGCTGAGGCGCTGCACCGTGTCGATGATGTGGTTGTGGCTGATGGTGTTGTTCCGCGCCGTGGTCGTCGGGCGGTTGGGTGCGATCGAGCCCGAGGAGCCGTCGAAGTTCCACCAGCCCCAGCCGAGCGTGATGCCCGACCACGGGCTCTTCTCGATCCGGTTGTGCTGGATCGTCAGGGTGTCCGCGAAGTACGCCGAGATGGGGCTGTGCCCGTGGAACAGCACGGCGCTGTCGTACAGGAAGTTGTTCTTGATCTCGATGTTCTTCGGCAGGCCCTCGACGTGGGCGGGGTACTTCTCGCCGTTGGTCGCGGTGTGGTCACCGGTGTAGACGTGCTGGGGATGGCCCACGGAGACGGCGGAGCCGGCGATGTCGTTGGTGTGGTTGCCGGTCAGCCTCGTGTTCTGCACGTCGTTGACCATGGTGATCCCGTCGACGCCGGTGTGCTGCACCCGGTTGCGGTCCAGGTGGATGCCGTCGGCGTTCTCGATCTGGATGATGCCCGGCGCGACGTCGACGTTGCGGTAGTAGTAGACGTGGAA is a window from the Saccharothrix saharensis genome containing:
- a CDS encoding glycoside hydrolase family 9 protein; amino-acid sequence: MAVAGALALAATTLAPSASAAPDTGPAVKVNQVAYVPGLPKHATVVNGSTSPAAWALRNASGTTVASGQTSVRGADSLSGDTVHVVDFSSFDTPGTGYVLSVAGSDSTPFDISADPLERLRYDSLAFFYHQRSGTPILAEHVGSRYARPAGHLNVSPNQGDNGVACRVSCGYTSDVRGGWYDAGDHGKYGVNTGIAAWQLINEYERTLYVTGADRAALGDGTLAIPERGNGVPDILDEARWGVEFLMRMQVPPGRADAGMVRHKVSDENWTALPTRPDQDPQPRLLSAVTTAATLNLAAVAAQAARVWRTIDADFASRALTAAQRAYTAAKAAPARYADPDDGNGGGTYVDNNVTDEFFWAAAELFTTTGSSGYRADVTGSSMFRGRGFEQGGFDWWWTAGLGDTTLALVPNGLSASDVSATRAAFASYGDRLLDRASTQGYPAPASGYYWGSNGVVANAANVLALAHDFTGQAKYRNGVYQALDYLFGRNPFNHSYVTGYGERATRNSHHRFWANQLDPSLPTPPPGALAGGPNADLQDPVAQAQLAGCKPQKCYLDDINAWSVNEVALNWNSALAWLSAWAAEEAGSGSPADTTAPSAPSGLTASASGGSVSLSWGASTDDVGVTGYDVLRATGTSGPFDRVGTASGTSHTDSGLGAGTYRYQVRARDAAGNTSPVSSAVTVTVPGGGSGCTVVATTQTRWGTGYVVQPVRVTNTGTSTITWSVAFTLPSGHSITGSWNAAVTTSGQAVTARATRSLAPGATAEFGFQGSRPDGSTALPSGYTCTG
- a CDS encoding LacI family DNA-binding transcriptional regulator, whose protein sequence is MAADGRAGGEVRVSWIADLAGVSASTVSKVIHGRPGVSDGTRRRIEELIREHGFQKNEKVEAVPIVEVVFQSLDSLWALEIIRGVEEAVRPDGLAVTLTEMHGGHTPESAWARQMLARRPVGVIAVSAEFSEAQLAQLGSRAIPLVALDPTGEPTHSIPSVGATNWNGGLVATRHLIGLGHRRIAMVNGPAEFLCCRARLDGYRAALDAAGVPQDRKLVRTAPLYHDGGRDAARELLRLPDRPTAVFAANDLQALGVYDAARELGLRIPHDLSVVGFDDLAFTQWSDPPLTTVRQPLRRMGAEAAGMLLTLAAGGEPDNDRVELPTKLVVRGSTAPPP
- a CDS encoding sugar phosphate isomerase/epimerase family protein, with amino-acid sequence MVHPIGVSTWVWTSPLRDAELAELASRVADWGFDVLELPVEEVGDWDPVRAARVLADHGLAATVCLVMPPGRELVAAEPATVAATQDYLRRVVDIAAEVGSPVVAGPAYASVGRTWRMGERERHDRIAELRDNLAPVVEHARAAGVRVAVEPLNRYETSVLNTIGQTLAALDGLPVDGCGVAVDVYHQNIEEKHVGAAIRSAAGRVAHVQVCANDRGAPGDDHLDWPDIAAALAEAGYTGPLCIESFTARNASIATAASIWRPLAPTQDALAVDGLAFLGALVAGRRAAGGSGGS
- a CDS encoding RICIN domain-containing protein, whose product is MKPAKTAARSLVAIAVFVSTALLPTFGDHFEASAAVQATYYVAPTGDDANPGTVAAPFRTVQRARDVVRATKGTMSGDIQVYLRGGTYPITGAVEFTPSDSGTNGHRVVYSAYPNEKPVLSGGVRVTGWTQHGGNIWKAPLNRANKLRALYVNDKRAFMATKTITSQGCYGTYSVTAGQAAWARESGSQCDGAKYGLGDLPAISRNADDIEIETATTWTTAIAGVRQVTTSGDGANRVALFQQPGAAIAQGAFNGNHQVGGTHKFMNAYEFLDSPGEFYFDKTSRTLYYYKTDAENMTTAEVYAPNNVPTVLRVAGTSTTDRVRDITFAGLTVQHSDWNLFTVAGSSFKQAQQGNLGNTQYVKGNFHVYYYRNVDVAPGIIQIENADGIHLDRNRVQHTGVDGITMVNDVQNTRLTGNHTNDIAGSAVSVGHPQHVYTGDHTATNGEKYPAHVEGLPKNIEIKNNFLYDSAVLFHGHSPISAYFADTLTIQHNRIEKSPWSGITLGWGWWNFDGSSGSIAPNRPTTTARNNTISHNHIIDTVQRLSDTAPIYTLGSQPGTTITANYLQGVPAGHKYGLHPDEGSAYISFRDNVLSVDKNITWMINSDDFGRKHDLSITQTYGPVNKVSQKVLPNSTIQDILTYSDYVWPAPAHAIAVNSGLEDAYRDIVPPSNLSLPDHVLPSSTFVGSGGTTIPIRSAGDATRSVWLAPSGTTTFVAGPTMTRASGTATSIAVPSSPGDYRLYVVDAQGNRSAESKSIARRQGGGQQGVTIVGGQSGRCVDIPGSTTTNGAQAQLWDCHGGSNQRFTHTSGKQLQVGGTKCLDANNQGTTNGTTVVLWDCNGQTNQQWNVNANGTITGVQSGLCLDASGAGTANGTKIILWSCGGGANQQWSLRA